From one Bdellovibrionales bacterium CG10_big_fil_rev_8_21_14_0_10_45_34 genomic stretch:
- a CDS encoding luciferase, which yields MSFAKLLPIMKHHIFFSISQTPVGGVLPPENEMWNNFFSQVIEADKLGFESAWIAEAHLSSEVQKQNKNPVIPHWQGEVGLNTDIFQLAREVFARTERIEVGSAILNLLCNGGPVAHAERLATFLSLHGLNPNEKRKLNLGFAAGRFDFNSRATGVVPRNGLEESFWPIYKNKFFEEATEVFLRLFQGETLSSQDIPQRVITKDDFLSEGDWQSFRISNPLISETHQVERRWDFEKIQIVPKSYRRELCQLYIGTHNPRLQTWANEFAPVRVFNLSITQPEIIDQTHERMLKSYNQNGGPWLREYMPRTTFVFVHADKKLTDKQNSARAHEKAELALNEYWKALEGTINSNKVKSAATNALVGNPQEVANQILTRFHPSDTLMLWFDFFNHDCSDVIEMMDVYQNQIRPMVESKNR from the coding sequence ATGAGTTTCGCTAAGCTCCTACCTATTATGAAACATCACATCTTTTTTTCTATATCCCAGACGCCTGTCGGTGGAGTTCTGCCCCCTGAAAATGAGATGTGGAATAACTTTTTCAGTCAAGTTATTGAAGCCGATAAACTGGGCTTTGAATCTGCCTGGATAGCGGAGGCTCATCTTTCTAGTGAGGTTCAGAAACAAAATAAGAACCCAGTTATACCCCATTGGCAAGGTGAGGTGGGGCTTAACACGGATATCTTCCAGCTTGCCCGAGAGGTGTTTGCCCGCACAGAAAGAATCGAAGTTGGCTCGGCCATTTTAAATCTACTTTGTAACGGTGGACCAGTTGCACACGCTGAAAGATTGGCAACTTTTTTATCTCTTCATGGTTTGAACCCAAACGAAAAACGCAAACTGAATCTTGGGTTCGCAGCAGGTCGGTTCGATTTTAATAGCCGAGCCACCGGAGTTGTACCGAGAAATGGTCTAGAAGAAAGTTTTTGGCCCATCTACAAGAACAAGTTTTTTGAAGAAGCTACTGAAGTTTTCTTAAGGCTGTTTCAGGGGGAGACATTGTCCAGTCAAGACATCCCCCAACGAGTTATTACAAAAGACGATTTTTTGTCTGAAGGTGATTGGCAATCGTTTCGAATTTCAAATCCGCTCATTAGCGAGACTCATCAAGTAGAAAGAAGATGGGATTTTGAAAAGATTCAGATTGTGCCCAAGTCTTATCGGCGAGAGCTGTGCCAGCTCTATATTGGCACCCACAATCCACGACTTCAAACCTGGGCCAATGAGTTTGCCCCGGTACGCGTTTTTAATCTTTCTATCACTCAGCCAGAAATCATCGATCAAACTCATGAACGAATGTTAAAGTCTTACAACCAAAACGGTGGCCCATGGCTTCGCGAATACATGCCAAGAACCACGTTCGTATTCGTACACGCAGATAAAAAACTAACAGACAAACAAAATTCAGCAAGGGCTCACGAAAAGGCCGAGCTTGCCTTGAATGAGTATTGGAAAGCCCTCGAAGGGACAATCAACTCCAACAAAGTGAAGTCTGCAGCAACAAATGCCCTAGTTGGTAATCCTCAAGAAGTTGCAAATCAGATATTAACGAGATTTCATCCATCTGATACCTTAATGTTATGGTTTGATTTTTTCAATCACGATTGTAGCGACGTCATTGAGATGATGGATGTTTATCAAAATCAAATTAGGCCCATGGTCGAAAGCAAGAATAGGTGA